In the Clostridium beijerinckii genome, one interval contains:
- a CDS encoding thymidylate synthase codes for MSLYDDKYLAIANDILENGYFDNNRTGVKTYKLPHQIMQFNLEKEFPILTTKFVAFKTAVKELLWIFKDQSNSVKELQSQNVKIWDEWMMEDGTIGTSYGWIVKKFDQMDKLIDALKNNPQDRRMMINLWQIPYLDSAPLYPCCFLTMWDVTDGKLNCMLVQRSGDWGLGVPFNTSQYAVLVHLLAQVTGLKPGLFTHVINNAHIYENQVYGLKLQLTRKNDAYNAPKLWINPEITNFYDFTPDDIKLEDYKHHESIKMDVSV; via the coding sequence ATGAGTTTATATGATGATAAATATTTAGCCATTGCTAATGATATATTAGAAAATGGTTACTTCGATAATAACAGAACTGGAGTCAAGACTTATAAACTACCTCATCAAATTATGCAATTTAATTTAGAAAAAGAATTTCCAATACTAACAACAAAATTTGTGGCATTTAAAACTGCCGTTAAAGAACTTCTTTGGATCTTTAAAGATCAATCAAACAGTGTAAAAGAACTTCAATCTCAAAACGTAAAAATATGGGATGAATGGATGATGGAAGACGGAACCATCGGAACTTCTTATGGTTGGATAGTGAAAAAGTTCGATCAAATGGATAAATTAATAGATGCATTAAAAAATAACCCACAAGATAGAAGAATGATGATTAATTTATGGCAGATTCCATACCTAGATAGCGCTCCTTTATATCCTTGCTGCTTTCTTACAATGTGGGATGTAACAGATGGGAAGCTCAACTGTATGCTTGTTCAACGAAGCGGAGATTGGGGACTTGGTGTTCCATTTAATACATCTCAGTATGCTGTATTAGTTCATCTGTTAGCTCAAGTTACTGGACTTAAGCCAGGATTATTTACTCATGTAATAAATAATGCTCATATATACGAAAATCAAGTATATGGTTTGAAACTTCAACTTACAAGAAAAAATGATGCATATAATGCTCCAAAACTTTGGATCAATCCAGAGATTACAAATTTCTATGATTTTACTCCTGACGACATAAAATTAGAAGATTATAAGCATCATGAATCTATAAAAATGGACGTATCAGTATAA
- the dnaX gene encoding DNA polymerase III subunit gamma/tau has product MGYTALYREWRPKNFEDVVGQEHITTTLKNEILNDRIAHAYLFCGTRGTGKTSTAKVMAKALNCLDLQNGEPCNECEMCRKINEGLAIDVTELDAASNNGIDKIRDIIDDTKYPPQEARYKIYIMDEVHMLSVGAVNAFLKTLEEPPKRVIFILATTDPQKLPITILSRCQRFDFKRISQKEISSRLKKITDSQGITYEQKSLDLISRVCDGAMRDALSILDQAIAMGEDKINYEDLVSILGLVTNEYLFDITYAIIDRSIEKSMIIIDKLVYSGKDMQLFIKDLIAHFRNLLMVKVTNNPEEVLDMSLENIHLIKEQGRKIRVEEIMRAIRILQDSETNSKASKQSRLYLELAIIKMCKIEYDTSNEVILSRINKLEESLKTGKIRMVQSENINEELKSAHNNIGTNSNNNQSRNAINKGNINSNSVNLEANPNSSLTVDDVGRVWTEILEKFKAKRAMIVYASIVTAKPYSLKNGIVTLEYDSMYAFNKDRLQKAEYREIVNTVFSEVLKEKVIVDYVVKNDNEVKDQEELLKETIEGIPFEIYDE; this is encoded by the coding sequence GTGGGTTATACAGCACTATATAGAGAGTGGAGACCAAAGAATTTTGAAGACGTTGTTGGACAGGAACATATAACTACAACGTTAAAGAATGAAATTTTAAACGATAGAATTGCACATGCTTATCTTTTTTGTGGAACTAGAGGAACAGGAAAAACATCAACTGCAAAAGTAATGGCAAAGGCATTAAATTGTCTAGATTTACAAAATGGAGAACCATGTAACGAGTGTGAGATGTGTAGAAAAATAAATGAGGGATTAGCAATTGATGTAACAGAACTTGATGCCGCTTCTAATAATGGTATAGATAAAATTAGGGACATTATAGATGATACAAAATATCCGCCCCAGGAAGCTAGGTATAAAATATATATAATGGATGAGGTTCATATGCTTTCAGTAGGAGCAGTTAATGCGTTCTTAAAAACTTTAGAAGAGCCTCCTAAGAGAGTAATATTTATATTAGCCACAACAGATCCGCAAAAGCTACCTATAACTATTCTATCTAGATGTCAAAGATTTGATTTTAAGAGAATAAGCCAAAAAGAAATATCTAGCAGACTTAAAAAGATAACAGATTCTCAGGGAATAACTTATGAGCAAAAAAGTTTGGATTTAATTTCAAGAGTCTGCGATGGTGCAATGAGAGATGCATTAAGTATATTAGATCAAGCGATTGCTATGGGTGAAGATAAAATTAACTACGAAGATTTAGTTAGTATATTGGGACTTGTGACAAATGAATATTTGTTTGACATAACTTATGCCATTATAGATAGAAGTATTGAAAAATCCATGATTATAATTGATAAGCTTGTTTATTCTGGTAAGGATATGCAATTGTTCATTAAAGATTTAATAGCACATTTTAGAAATTTACTTATGGTAAAGGTTACAAATAATCCAGAAGAAGTTTTAGACATGTCTCTTGAAAATATTCATTTAATTAAAGAACAAGGAAGAAAGATTAGAGTAGAAGAAATAATGAGAGCTATTAGAATACTTCAGGATTCGGAAACAAATTCAAAAGCTAGCAAGCAAAGTAGATTATATTTAGAGCTTGCTATTATAAAGATGTGTAAAATTGAGTATGATACTTCAAATGAGGTTATTTTATCAAGAATAAACAAGTTGGAGGAATCATTAAAAACTGGCAAGATCCGAATGGTTCAATCAGAAAATATTAATGAAGAATTAAAATCTGCACATAATAATATAGGAACTAATTCAAATAATAATCAAAGTAGAAATGCTATTAATAAGGGTAACATAAATAGTAACAGTGTTAATTTAGAAGCTAATCCAAATTCATCGTTAACAGTAGATGATGTTGGGAGAGTATGGACAGAAATATTAGAAAAGTTCAAGGCAAAGAGGGCAATGATTGTTTATGCTTCAATTGTTACAGCAAAGCCATATAGCTTAAAAAATGGTATAGTTACACTTGAATATGATTCAATGTATGCATTTAATAAAGATAGGTTACAGAAGGCAGAATACAGAGAAATTGTGAATACCGTATTTTCAGAAGTTCTAAAGGAAAAAGTAATTGTAGATTATGTAGTAAAAAATGATAATGAAGTAAAAGATCAAGAAGAGTTATTAAAAGAAACAATAGAAGGAATACCATTTGAAATATATGATGAATAA
- a CDS encoding response regulator: protein MKNVNIVIVDDSPFQIALLRDLLTESGFNVVGEAGSLEETIEVVTNMKPDLVTMDMTMPGTDGFECTREIHKIDPNIKVIIVSSMMDDEIVRKAKKNHVCGYAQKPVDAEELTLLINRVMADEELFLELEGLYSSVFREALLDVFNKLTKTVPVITHESNENVEKISKGISIVMGVIGKYSGRIIFDMSFETANSIGKALLKREVKNTEEMLNVMSEITNMAAGNACSMINKRNRIFGLRVAPPTTFHGESISISKAELETTYSANAKTQFGDLSISIGFGRGEGEWMSII from the coding sequence ATGAAAAATGTGAATATTGTTATAGTGGATGACTCGCCTTTTCAAATTGCTTTATTGAGAGATTTATTGACAGAAAGTGGATTTAATGTTGTGGGTGAAGCAGGTTCCTTAGAGGAAACTATTGAGGTTGTTACAAATATGAAGCCGGATTTAGTAACAATGGATATGACTATGCCAGGAACTGATGGATTTGAATGTACAAGGGAAATACATAAAATTGATCCTAATATTAAAGTTATAATTGTTAGTTCTATGATGGATGATGAAATAGTAAGAAAAGCGAAAAAGAATCACGTATGTGGGTACGCACAAAAGCCAGTAGATGCAGAAGAATTAACATTATTAATAAATAGAGTTATGGCAGATGAAGAATTGTTTTTAGAATTGGAAGGTCTATATTCATCAGTGTTTAGAGAGGCTCTATTAGATGTCTTTAATAAGCTTACTAAAACAGTGCCGGTGATTACACATGAAAGTAATGAAAATGTTGAGAAAATTAGTAAGGGAATTTCAATTGTCATGGGGGTTATAGGAAAGTATTCAGGAAGAATAATTTTCGATATGTCATTTGAAACTGCTAATAGCATAGGAAAGGCATTGCTTAAGAGAGAGGTAAAGAATACTGAAGAAATGCTTAATGTTATGTCTGAGATAACAAATATGGCGGCAGGAAATGCATGCTCAATGATAAATAAAAGAAATAGGATATTTGGATTAAGGGTTGCTCCGCCAACCACATTCCATGGAGAATCAATTAGTATATCGAAAGCAGAATTAGAAACTACTTATTCTGCGAATGCAAAAACTCAGTTCGGAGATTTATCAATTAGTATAGGCTTTGGAAGAGGTGAAGGAGAATGGATGTCAATTATATAA
- a CDS encoding TIGR01906 family membrane protein — translation MGISRDIFYAISIISIIVLSVLNTTSIYGYAIQRYKLNEYTGLSTEILMDNYKRVIYYVQNPFIKELKFNSIPMSEFGRIHFFEVKRIFIALYVFSIIFIGVIIFKVLANKSNDLKKRLIANFNSGVNMMAVIFIFVGAISAKDFSKAFIYFHKIFFRNNYWIFDPRTDPIINALPEEFFMLELMSIIILLIVVTVVIKLLYIRNKLGSKS, via the coding sequence TTGGGGATTTCTAGAGATATATTTTATGCGATATCAATTATATCCATTATAGTTTTAAGTGTTTTAAATACAACTAGTATATATGGTTATGCAATACAAAGATATAAATTAAATGAATACACTGGATTATCAACAGAAATATTAATGGATAACTATAAAAGAGTAATTTATTATGTTCAGAATCCGTTTATTAAGGAATTAAAGTTTAATAGTATACCTATGAGTGAATTCGGAAGGATACACTTTTTTGAGGTGAAGAGAATATTTATAGCGCTATATGTATTTAGTATAATATTTATTGGCGTTATAATCTTTAAAGTATTGGCTAATAAATCAAATGATTTAAAAAAGAGGCTTATAGCAAATTTCAATAGTGGTGTAAATATGATGGCAGTAATATTCATATTTGTTGGTGCAATATCAGCAAAGGATTTTTCCAAAGCATTTATTTATTTTCATAAAATATTCTTTAGAAATAATTACTGGATATTTGATCCTAGAACTGATCCTATAATAAATGCATTACCAGAAGAATTTTTTATGCTTGAATTAATGAGTATAATAATTTTGTTGATAGTAGTTACTGTCGTTATAAAGTTACTTTATATTAGAAACAAGTTAGGTTCGAAAAGTTAA
- a CDS encoding chemotaxis protein CheX: protein MDVNYINPILNSFASVLPQLGLPDVEKKGISLRGRFIESPGVVIIVGIIGDIKGNVIYGLSLDDAKRIASTMMMGMPVEQFDELAQSAISELTNMLTATVATNFSKEDININISTPTLVHGNFTANASSDKVVCVQMGVGDMNIEVNISMEKNTI from the coding sequence ATGGATGTCAATTATATAAATCCAATATTAAATTCTTTTGCAAGTGTATTGCCACAGTTAGGGTTACCTGATGTAGAGAAAAAGGGAATAAGTCTAAGAGGTAGATTCATAGAGAGTCCTGGAGTTGTCATTATTGTTGGTATTATAGGTGACATTAAAGGTAATGTTATTTATGGGTTAAGCTTAGATGATGCAAAACGAATAGCATCTACAATGATGATGGGAATGCCAGTTGAACAATTTGATGAATTGGCTCAAAGTGCAATTTCAGAACTTACAAATATGTTAACTGCAACTGTAGCAACTAATTTTTCAAAAGAAGATATTAATATAAATATATCTACACCAACTCTTGTACATGGAAACTTTACTGCAAATGCGAGTTCAGATAAAGTTGTATGTGTGCAAATGGGTGTTGGAGATATGAATATTGAGGTTAACATTTCAATGGAGAAAAACACAATTTAG
- a CDS encoding dihydrofolate reductase, whose translation MISIIVAIAKDNVIGKDNKLLWHISEDLKRFKKITTGKKMIMGRKTFESLPGILPNREHIVLTRDNNFNVDSDKVTIEHDFNSVLQRYLECEDEVFIIGGAEIYKQFLPYAKKLYLTKVDEEFEGDTHFPGINYSNYNTEYTSEKFIDEKNGLHYTFVNLIQM comes from the coding sequence ATGATTTCAATAATTGTTGCTATTGCTAAAGATAATGTAATCGGAAAAGATAATAAATTATTATGGCATATTTCAGAGGATTTAAAGAGATTTAAAAAAATAACTACAGGCAAAAAAATGATTATGGGCAGAAAAACTTTTGAATCATTGCCTGGAATTTTACCTAATAGAGAACATATAGTTCTAACTAGAGATAATAATTTTAATGTAGATTCGGATAAGGTGACAATAGAGCACGATTTTAATTCAGTACTTCAAAGATATTTGGAGTGTGAAGATGAAGTCTTTATAATTGGAGGTGCTGAAATTTATAAACAATTTCTCCCTTATGCAAAGAAATTATACTTAACAAAAGTAGATGAAGAATTTGAAGGCGATACACATTTCCCTGGAATTAATTATTCAAATTATAATACTGAATACACATCAGAGAAATTTATTGACGAAAAGAATGGATTGCATTATACTTTTGTAAATTTAATACAGATGTAA
- a CDS encoding pyruvate carboxylase: MGKKFKRVLVANRGEIAIRIFRACHELGIRTVAIYTEEDKFALFRTKAHEAYQIGKNKGPVEAYLNIDEIINLALKKHVDAIHPGYGFLSENPDFARRCEEAGIEFIGPKSEMMEKLGDKIKSKIVAKEVGVPVIPGVEKPISSEEEAIEIAKICGFPVMIKAAAGGGGRGMRIVRSENELLPSFRNAKNEAKKAFGNDDMFIEKYIEGPKHIEIQVLGDKYGNIVHLYERDCSIQRRHQKVIEIAPALSLTQEKREEICVDALKIAKSVGYRSAGTLEFLVDMHGNHYFIEMNPRIQVEHTITEMVTGIDIVQSQILIAEGYELGSAEVGIHSQDDIQPRGYAIQCRITTEDPANNFSPDTGKIDVYRTGSGFGIRLDGGNGYSGAVISPYYDSLLVKSTAYARTFDDAVRKSIRAIKELTISGVKTNVDFLINVLNNETFKKGECDTNFISNNPQLFDIRPRSDEEYRVLKFIGEKIVNETKGTKKEYDVPDIPAIASLEGLSGTKQILDAEGPEGVVKWIKNQNKLLLTDTTMRDAQQSLMATRVRTQDMKNIAKATAVFGNDLFSLEMWGGATFDTAYRFLKESPWKRLESLRKRIPNVMFQMLVRGANGVGYKNYPDNVIREFIKESADSGIDVFRIFDSLNWLKGIEVSLEEVLKCNKVAEVALCYTGDILDEKRDKYSLEYYVNKAKEIEKMGAHILAIKDMSALLKPYAAKKLITALKNEVSIPIHLHTHDTTGNGVATVLMAADAGVDIVDTTFNGMSGLTSQPALNSVVAALRNTDRDTGINLSGIQKISDYWDTVRPVYSQFESDLKSGSAEIYKFEIPGGQYSNLKPQVESFGLGHRFNDVKYMYKDVNDMLGDIIKVTPSSKMVGDLAIFMVKNDLTPENIVEKAKNMAFPDSVVSYFKGMMGQPEGGFPKDLQEIVLKGEEAITVRPGELLPPEDFGKIETYLKEKYKFTPCKKDVISYALYPDVFEAYIKSILEYGDVSRMGSDVFFHGLAEGETSEIEIAEGKTMIVQLVKIGDLDAEGNRTLDFEINGNRREIKIKDKTERIISNSGKDDSSKMADPDNKLEVGASIPGTIIKVLVKEGDGVKEGDSLLVVEAMKMETNIVASSAGTIESVLVSEGQQVKTGELLVKLK, encoded by the coding sequence TTGGGGAAAAAATTTAAAAGAGTACTGGTTGCAAACAGAGGCGAAATAGCAATAAGAATTTTCAGAGCTTGTCATGAACTTGGAATAAGAACTGTGGCTATATACACAGAAGAAGATAAGTTTGCTCTTTTTAGAACTAAGGCTCATGAAGCATATCAAATTGGAAAGAATAAGGGGCCAGTTGAAGCTTATTTAAACATTGACGAAATAATAAATCTTGCATTAAAAAAACATGTAGACGCTATCCATCCAGGATATGGATTTTTATCTGAAAATCCAGACTTTGCTAGAAGATGTGAAGAAGCTGGTATAGAATTCATAGGTCCAAAATCGGAAATGATGGAAAAATTGGGGGATAAAATTAAATCAAAAATAGTAGCTAAAGAAGTTGGCGTTCCAGTAATACCAGGGGTAGAAAAACCTATATCTTCTGAAGAAGAAGCAATTGAAATTGCAAAAATATGTGGTTTTCCTGTAATGATAAAAGCTGCTGCCGGTGGTGGTGGTAGAGGAATGAGAATAGTAAGAAGCGAAAATGAGCTTCTACCTTCTTTTAGAAATGCTAAGAATGAAGCAAAAAAAGCTTTTGGTAATGATGATATGTTCATTGAGAAATATATAGAAGGACCAAAGCATATTGAAATACAAGTGCTTGGAGATAAGTATGGTAACATAGTACATCTTTATGAAAGAGACTGCTCTATTCAAAGAAGACACCAAAAGGTTATCGAAATTGCTCCAGCATTATCATTAACACAAGAAAAAAGAGAAGAAATCTGCGTAGATGCACTTAAAATAGCTAAATCTGTAGGTTATAGAAGTGCAGGAACTCTAGAGTTCTTAGTTGATATGCACGGAAATCATTACTTTATAGAAATGAATCCAAGAATCCAGGTTGAACATACAATTACTGAAATGGTCACTGGAATTGATATAGTTCAAAGCCAGATTTTAATAGCAGAAGGCTATGAGTTAGGCTCTGCAGAAGTAGGTATACACTCTCAAGACGATATACAGCCAAGAGGATATGCAATCCAATGTAGAATAACTACAGAAGATCCTGCAAATAATTTTTCACCAGACACAGGTAAAATTGATGTTTACAGAACAGGATCAGGTTTTGGTATCAGACTTGATGGAGGAAATGGATATAGTGGCGCAGTAATAAGCCCATATTATGACAGTTTACTTGTAAAGAGTACTGCATATGCAAGAACTTTTGATGATGCTGTTAGAAAATCCATACGTGCAATCAAGGAGCTTACAATTTCAGGGGTTAAAACTAATGTAGACTTTTTAATTAATGTGTTAAATAATGAAACCTTCAAAAAAGGTGAATGTGATACTAACTTTATATCAAATAATCCACAATTATTTGATATAAGGCCTAGAAGTGATGAAGAATACAGAGTATTAAAGTTCATTGGTGAAAAGATCGTAAATGAAACTAAGGGTACTAAGAAAGAATATGACGTGCCAGATATTCCAGCTATAGCATCTTTAGAAGGCTTAAGCGGAACTAAGCAGATTTTAGATGCAGAAGGTCCAGAAGGTGTAGTTAAATGGATAAAAAATCAAAATAAGCTGCTTCTTACAGACACAACTATGAGAGATGCTCAGCAGTCTTTAATGGCTACTCGTGTTAGAACCCAGGACATGAAGAATATTGCAAAGGCAACAGCAGTTTTTGGAAATGATTTATTCTCACTTGAAATGTGGGGAGGAGCTACTTTTGATACTGCTTATAGATTCTTAAAGGAATCTCCATGGAAGAGACTTGAATCGTTAAGAAAGAGAATTCCAAACGTAATGTTCCAAATGCTTGTTAGAGGAGCAAATGGTGTAGGTTATAAGAATTATCCAGATAATGTTATAAGAGAATTTATAAAAGAATCAGCTGACAGCGGAATAGATGTATTTAGAATTTTTGATTCTCTTAACTGGTTAAAGGGCATAGAGGTATCTTTAGAGGAAGTATTAAAATGCAATAAGGTAGCTGAAGTAGCATTATGCTATACTGGAGATATTTTAGATGAAAAAAGAGATAAATATAGCTTAGAGTACTATGTAAATAAAGCTAAGGAAATTGAAAAAATGGGAGCTCATATTCTTGCAATAAAGGATATGTCAGCACTACTTAAACCTTATGCAGCTAAGAAGCTTATAACTGCATTAAAGAATGAAGTTTCGATCCCTATTCATCTTCATACTCATGATACTACTGGTAATGGTGTTGCTACAGTATTAATGGCAGCAGATGCAGGAGTTGATATTGTTGATACAACTTTCAATGGAATGTCAGGACTTACAAGTCAGCCGGCTTTAAACTCAGTTGTTGCTGCTCTTCGTAATACAGATAGAGATACAGGTATTAATTTAAGCGGAATTCAAAAGATATCTGATTATTGGGATACAGTAAGACCAGTATACAGCCAGTTTGAATCAGACTTAAAATCAGGAAGTGCTGAAATTTATAAATTTGAAATACCTGGTGGACAATATTCAAACTTAAAGCCACAAGTTGAGAGCTTTGGTCTTGGACATAGATTTAATGATGTAAAATACATGTATAAAGATGTAAATGATATGCTTGGAGACATAATCAAGGTTACTCCATCATCAAAAATGGTTGGAGATTTAGCTATCTTCATGGTTAAGAATGATTTAACTCCTGAAAATATAGTTGAAAAAGCTAAGAATATGGCCTTTCCAGATTCTGTAGTTTCATATTTCAAAGGAATGATGGGTCAGCCAGAAGGCGGTTTCCCTAAGGATTTACAAGAAATTGTATTAAAAGGAGAAGAGGCTATAACTGTTAGACCAGGTGAATTATTGCCACCAGAAGACTTTGGAAAGATTGAAACATACTTAAAAGAAAAGTATAAGTTCACACCATGCAAAAAAGACGTAATAAGTTATGCATTATATCCAGATGTATTTGAAGCATATATAAAATCTATATTAGAGTACGGTGACGTAAGCCGTATGGGCAGTGATGTATTCTTCCATGGACTTGCAGAGGGAGAAACCAGTGAAATTGAAATAGCAGAAGGAAAGACCATGATTGTCCAACTGGTTAAAATCGGAGATCTTGATGCTGAAGGAAATAGAACCTTAGATTTCGAAATCAATGGAAATAGAAGAGAAATTAAAATAAAAGATAAAACTGAGAGAATTATCAGTAATTCAGGTAAGGATGATTCATCTAAGATGGCTGATCCTGATAATAAGCTAGAAGTTGGAGCTAGTATCCCAGGAACCATAATCAAGGTGCTTGTAAAAGAAGGAGACGGTGTAAAAGAAGGAGATAGTTTACTTGTGGTAGAAGCAATGAAGATGGAAACAAATATTGTTGCATCTAGTGCAGGAACTATTGAATCTGTTTTAGTAAGTGAAGGACAACAAGTTAAAACAGGTGAATTATTAGTAAAACTTAAATAA
- a CDS encoding fumarylacetoacetate hydrolase family protein, translating to MKFVTFKHEGIEQVGILALNEQGVYPIKSLGINYDSMISLIENITDHEMDLLQKSLTNNDKEYISIEDISKMPPIPNPNQDIICLGINYMEHAVESARYKNEAFGGDRPYAVYFSKRVNTATADGDYIPSYPQIVDSLDYEAELAVIIGKDAKDVPKEKAFDYVFGYTIINDVSARNLQTRHKQWYFGKSLDGFTPMGPCIVTKDEFVNPPVLRICSRVNGELRQNSTTDLMITSIQDVIHELSQGITLKAGTIIAMGTPAGVGMGFIPPKFLKPGDIVECEIEGIGCLKNIVK from the coding sequence ATGAAATTTGTAACTTTTAAGCATGAAGGTATAGAGCAAGTAGGAATACTAGCTCTCAATGAGCAAGGAGTTTATCCTATAAAATCTCTTGGCATTAATTATGATAGCATGATCAGTTTAATAGAAAACATAACAGATCATGAAATGGATCTTCTACAAAAATCATTAACTAATAATGATAAGGAATATATCTCCATAGAGGATATTTCTAAAATGCCTCCAATACCTAATCCTAATCAAGATATTATTTGTTTAGGTATCAACTATATGGAGCATGCAGTTGAATCTGCTCGATATAAAAACGAAGCCTTTGGTGGAGATAGACCATATGCAGTATATTTTTCTAAAAGAGTTAATACTGCGACTGCTGATGGTGATTATATCCCTAGTTATCCACAAATAGTTGATAGTCTAGATTATGAGGCTGAATTAGCAGTGATCATTGGAAAAGACGCTAAAGATGTACCTAAAGAAAAAGCTTTTGATTATGTTTTTGGCTATACTATAATAAATGATGTGAGTGCAAGAAACCTTCAAACAAGACATAAACAATGGTATTTCGGTAAAAGTTTAGATGGTTTTACTCCAATGGGGCCTTGTATTGTCACTAAAGATGAATTTGTTAATCCTCCAGTATTAAGGATATGCTCTAGAGTTAACGGAGAGCTAAGACAAAATAGTACTACTGATCTTATGATTACTTCAATACAAGACGTAATTCATGAATTGTCTCAGGGAATTACTTTAAAGGCTGGAACTATTATTGCAATGGGAACTCCAGCTGGTGTGGGCATGGGATTCATACCACCTAAATTCCTAAAGCCTGGCGATATAGTTGAATGCGAAATTGAAGGTATAGGCTGTCTTAAAAATATTGTAAAGTAA
- the crcB gene encoding fluoride efflux transporter CrcB: protein MQKIIYVGIGGCIGAVMRYLVTMQSAKMINSNIPLGTLIVNVVGGFLIGMIMELSVSTDLISPNLKLFLTTGVMGGLTTFSTFSYETINLISDGRYLFGIANILLNVFLSIGGVALARLVCSISI from the coding sequence TTGCAAAAGATTATTTATGTTGGAATAGGCGGTTGCATTGGAGCTGTAATGAGATACCTAGTGACCATGCAATCAGCAAAAATGATAAATTCTAATATTCCATTAGGAACATTAATAGTAAACGTAGTCGGAGGTTTCCTTATAGGAATGATAATGGAACTAAGTGTTTCAACAGATTTGATATCGCCCAATTTAAAGCTTTTTTTGACAACAGGTGTTATGGGTGGGTTAACAACATTTTCAACATTTAGCTATGAAACAATAAATTTAATTAGCGACGGAAGATACTTATTTGGAATTGCTAACATTTTATTAAACGTATTTTTAAGCATAGGAGGAGTTGCCTTAGCTAGATTAGTATGTAGTATATCAATTTAG
- a CDS encoding ferritin-like domain-containing protein gives MKCKICGMEINERNFNFNEEAFINKNSIDNIIHCPFCGVGKEYLSESNEIIAVQSDLFDENTLKILDHAVKLELFNGDFYNTAAMRAKNDKVKKVFEVLSKIEICHSKIHQRLGGFIKAPNLSKVSYDRYDSDSALLQLAKQKEEHAVGYYEKYKNQVNDSNLFEIFAALAGVEKEHIILVEE, from the coding sequence TTGAAGTGTAAAATATGTGGTATGGAAATAAATGAAAGAAATTTTAATTTTAATGAAGAAGCTTTTATTAATAAGAATTCGATAGACAATATTATTCATTGTCCATTTTGTGGTGTAGGTAAGGAGTATTTGAGTGAAAGTAATGAAATAATTGCAGTACAAAGTGACTTGTTTGATGAAAATACTTTGAAGATTTTAGATCATGCTGTTAAGCTTGAGCTCTTTAATGGTGACTTTTATAACACGGCAGCTATGAGAGCTAAAAATGATAAAGTCAAAAAAGTATTTGAAGTATTATCAAAAATAGAAATATGTCATTCAAAAATACATCAAAGACTAGGTGGCTTTATAAAGGCTCCTAATTTAAGTAAAGTTAGCTATGATAGATATGATAGTGATAGTGCACTTTTACAATTAGCAAAGCAAAAAGAAGAACATGCTGTTGGATATTATGAAAAATATAAAAATCAGGTTAATGACAGCAATTTATTTGAAATATTTGCAGCTTTAGCTGGCGTAGAAAAAGAGCATATCATTCTTGTTGAAGAGTAG